A genomic segment from Phycisphaerae bacterium encodes:
- a CDS encoding ABC transporter permease subunit, whose protein sequence is MNSKVWVLAKRELSAFFFSAIAYVVLGVFLAVSGVFFAGEIFGPGKEAQLRDLFDRQAFILVFIMPMLTMRLLAEEFKSGSIEALMTAPVRDWEVILGKFFGTWLFFLAMLAPTLIYVLIVLFYGPADVYPILSGYLGLVLLGGLFVAVGVLTSAMTRNQVVAAVLAFLILSAFTFLLLGITYKVTGTWQRVLMSINIYERFGEFSRGLIDLKHVVFFLSASAGVLFVAVKILESRRWR, encoded by the coding sequence ATGAACAGCAAAGTCTGGGTGTTGGCGAAAAGGGAGCTTTCGGCGTTCTTCTTTTCGGCCATTGCGTACGTGGTGCTCGGGGTGTTCCTCGCCGTTTCGGGCGTATTTTTCGCGGGGGAGATTTTCGGTCCCGGCAAGGAGGCGCAACTCCGGGACCTGTTTGACCGGCAGGCGTTCATTCTGGTGTTCATCATGCCGATGTTGACGATGCGTCTGCTCGCGGAGGAGTTCAAGTCCGGGTCGATCGAGGCGCTGATGACGGCTCCGGTCCGGGACTGGGAGGTCATCCTGGGCAAGTTTTTCGGGACGTGGCTGTTCTTTCTGGCCATGCTCGCGCCCACGCTGATCTACGTGCTGATCGTTCTGTTCTACGGTCCGGCGGACGTCTACCCGATTCTCAGCGGGTATCTGGGTCTGGTTCTGTTGGGCGGGTTGTTTGTCGCGGTGGGCGTGCTGACCAGCGCGATGACCCGCAACCAGGTGGTCGCTGCGGTGCTGGCGTTTCTGATCCTCAGCGCGTTCACGTTCCTGCTGCTGGGCATCACCTACAAGGTGACCGGGACCTGGCAGCGGGTGCTGATGTCGATCAACATTTATGAGCGGTTCGGCGAGTTTTCGCGCGGGCTGATCGACCTGAAGCATGTGGTGTTCTTCCTCAGCGCGTCCGCGGGCGTGCTGTTCGTAGCGGTCAAGATTCTGGAGTCCCGACGATGGCGGTAA